The Deltaproteobacteria bacterium DNA window TCTCACGGGCTACAACGTGGAGAGCGTGGTGGCCGCCGAGGGGGGCATCAAGGAGGCCCTGGAGAAGGCCTACGACACCGAGGAACTGGAGCTCGACCTCGGCGACGTGCTCACCGAGTTCGACGATGACGAGATGGAGATCGTCCAGGAAGAGGAAGACGTCGACATAACGGACCTGAAGAAGGCCGTCGAGGACGCCCCGGTCGTAAAACTCGTCAACCTCATCCTCACCGACGCCATAAAGAAGAACGCAAGCGACATCCACATCGAGCCCTACGAAAAGGCCTTCCGCGTCCGCTACCGCGTGGACGGCGTTTTGCAGGAGGTCATGCGCCCTCCCATGAAGCTCAAAAACGCCATCGTCTCGCGCATAAAGATAATGAGCCAGCTCGACATAGCGGAGCGGCGCCTGCCCCAGGACGGCCGCATAAAGCTCAAGCTCTCGAAGAGCAAGGAGATGGACTACCGTGTTTCGGTCCTTCCCACTCTCTTCGGCGAAAAGGTCTGCCTGAGGCTTCTGGACAAGAGCAACCTCCAGCTCGACATGACCAAGCTGGGCTTCGAGCAGAAGGCCCTCGACGACTTCATGTCGGCCATCCACAAGCCCTGGGGCATAGTGCTCGTCACGGGGCCCACGGGGAGCGGCAAGACGACTACACTCTATTCGGCCCTCTCTGAGCTCAACAAGGTGAGCGAGAACATATCGACCGCCGAGGACCCGGTGGAGTTCAACCTCATGGGCATAAACCAGGTGCAGATGCACGACGACATAGGGCTGAACTTCGCCGCCGCCCTGCGAAGCTTCCTGCGCCAGGACCCCGACGTCATAATGGTGGGCGAGATACGCGACTACGAGACCGCCGAGATAGCCATCAAGGCGGCCCTTACCGGGCACCTGGTCCTCTCCACGCTCCACACAAACGACGCCCCATCCACGGTCAACAGGCTCCTCAACATGGGCATAGAGCCGTTTCTCGTCTCGTCGGCCACGAACCTCATCCTGGCCCAGAGGCTTGCGCGCAAGATATGCGGCGAGTGCAAGGAGGAGGTGGACATACCGGTGAGCGCCCTCGTGGACCTGGGGGTGCCGGAGGCCGAGGCGAAGGCGATGAAGGTCTACGCGGGCAAGGGGTGCGCCGTGTGCAACGGAACGGGCTACAAGGGACGCATAGCCCTCTACGAAGTGATGCCCTTCACGGAGAAATTGAAGGAGGCGGTCCTCAACGGCGCCTCGGCGGCCGAGATAAAGCGCACGGCCATAGACGAGGGTATGAAGACGCTGCGCATGAGCGGCATAACCAAGGTCGCCGAAGGGGTCACGACCATCGAGGAGGTGCTGCGGGTGACCATGGCCGACTGAGGCCGGCCCCTTCGGGGATGCTCAGGATTTGTTGTGCCGGGGGAGCCTTCCTGAATGAGGCTCACGCAGCCGCATTGCCCCGGTGAAACAAGCCGGAGTCTACTTGAGGTCTCCTTGAGGGACGCGGAGCCCCACGGCGGGGCGGGGAGTGAAAAGATGGCGGAAGAGAGCGGTCAGAAACTCGGTCTCCAGGAGCTCTTGAAGGTGATGGTCGACAAGGGGGGCTCGGACCTCCACATCGCCGCCGGTTCGCCGCCGAGGATGAGGCTCCACGGCAAGCTCAAGCCCATGAGCGTCAACCCCCTGACCGGCACCGACACGAGGCGTCTCTGCTACTCGGTCCTCACCGATTCGCAGAAACACAAGTTCGAGGAGGAGAACGAGCTCGACTTCTCCTTCGGCCTCAAGGGGCTGAGCCGTTTCAGGGGCAACCTCTTCATCCAGCGCGGCACGGTGGCGGGTGTTTTCCGCGCCATACCGTTCAAGATCAAGACCTTCCAGGAT harbors:
- the pilB gene encoding type IV-A pilus assembly ATPase PilB, whose amino-acid sequence is MTDRIGELLVRAGLITQEQLEKGLAEQKHGGGRLGYNLIKLGFITENDLTTFLSKQYGIPKVDISELEIDAEVVKLIPEDVCKKYQLLPIERKGSTIVVAMADPSNVFAIDDIKFLTGYNVESVVAAEGGIKEALEKAYDTEELELDLGDVLTEFDDDEMEIVQEEEDVDITDLKKAVEDAPVVKLVNLILTDAIKKNASDIHIEPYEKAFRVRYRVDGVLQEVMRPPMKLKNAIVSRIKIMSQLDIAERRLPQDGRIKLKLSKSKEMDYRVSVLPTLFGEKVCLRLLDKSNLQLDMTKLGFEQKALDDFMSAIHKPWGIVLVTGPTGSGKTTTLYSALSELNKVSENISTAEDPVEFNLMGINQVQMHDDIGLNFAAALRSFLRQDPDVIMVGEIRDYETAEIAIKAALTGHLVLSTLHTNDAPSTVNRLLNMGIEPFLVSSATNLILAQRLARKICGECKEEVDIPVSALVDLGVPEAEAKAMKVYAGKGCAVCNGTGYKGRIALYEVMPFTEKLKEAVLNGASAAEIKRTAIDEGMKTLRMSGITKVAEGVTTIEEVLRVTMAD